The following coding sequences lie in one Kitasatospora azatica KCTC 9699 genomic window:
- a CDS encoding LuxR C-terminal-related transcriptional regulator, translating into MAGAAVERRLADIEQRCRGALDPAALRTEALGRLRRVVPADAAFFATVDPVTLLFTSAAAEDPLGPATALFLDNEFGRTDVNKFSALARAADPVASLDRAARGERSASARYREIMAPLGLGDELRAALVTGHHCWGVLCLHREDSSAGFTAEELALVRRIAPHLAAGLRRAVTAAPPAGAGPRPGGVGLILLDADLRLVSMSPEAEQWLADFPDTDRFPDTDQGTADQRGADPLPVAVHAVAAGPVPSTVRIRGRSGQWIALHTTRLDSQIGVVVEPARPAELGAVLLSAHGLTQAQTRVAALVIRGRSTRELVEELHISANTVQEHLTAVFDKFGVRSRRELVAAVLADLAGS; encoded by the coding sequence GTGGCAGGTGCGGCAGTGGAACGCCGGCTCGCCGACATCGAGCAGCGGTGCCGGGGCGCACTGGATCCTGCCGCGCTGCGCACCGAGGCGCTGGGCCGGCTGCGGCGGGTGGTACCGGCCGACGCGGCGTTCTTCGCCACCGTCGACCCGGTGACCCTGCTGTTCACCTCGGCCGCCGCCGAGGACCCCCTGGGCCCGGCGACCGCGCTGTTCCTCGACAACGAGTTCGGGCGGACGGACGTCAACAAGTTCTCCGCACTCGCCCGGGCAGCGGATCCGGTCGCCTCGCTGGACCGGGCCGCCCGGGGAGAGCGGTCGGCCAGTGCCCGCTACCGGGAGATCATGGCCCCGCTCGGCCTCGGCGACGAGCTGCGCGCCGCGCTGGTCACCGGCCACCACTGCTGGGGCGTGCTGTGCCTGCACCGGGAGGACTCGTCCGCCGGCTTCACCGCCGAGGAGCTCGCTCTGGTACGGCGGATCGCCCCGCATCTGGCGGCCGGACTGCGCCGAGCGGTAACCGCCGCACCGCCTGCGGGCGCCGGCCCCCGCCCTGGCGGCGTGGGGCTGATCCTGCTCGACGCCGACCTGCGACTCGTCTCGATGAGCCCCGAAGCCGAGCAGTGGCTCGCCGACTTCCCCGACACGGACCGGTTCCCCGACACGGACCAAGGAACTGCCGACCAGCGAGGTGCCGACCCGCTCCCGGTCGCCGTTCACGCGGTGGCGGCCGGCCCGGTGCCGTCGACCGTCCGGATCCGCGGCCGCTCCGGGCAGTGGATCGCGCTGCACACCACCCGGCTGGACTCGCAGATCGGGGTGGTGGTGGAACCGGCCCGACCGGCGGAGCTCGGTGCCGTGCTGCTCAGCGCGCACGGGCTCACGCAGGCGCAGACCCGGGTCGCGGCCCTGGTCATCCGGGGACGCTCGACCCGTGAGCTGGTCGAGGAGCTCCACATCTCCGCCAATACCGTGCAGGAGCACCTGACCGCCGTCTTCGACAAGTTCGGCGTCCGCAGCCGGCGCGAACTCGTCGCCGCGGTGCTCGCAGACCTGGCCGGGTCCTGA
- a CDS encoding IclR family transcriptional regulator: protein MPAHGRGRQVTLDQGESGPHVSLRRALRLLEAADRHPYGVTLADLVRDTSLPEPVVRELVGLLCTEGYLQFADGGWILGGTFAMLGQSNREQLIRIRLEHKLAELRDELGAAVYFSRYYDGELRVEAVAAGEHAPAVYEWVDFKATAHASAIGKCLLSQLDHDGRLDHLSRHPIARLTSRTITDAEQLMHRLERQPATVPVLDLQEYALGTVCAAVPVTAGSTVGCLAMSLPADNAHRLRAAAELLAERAAPLMLAMAV from the coding sequence ATGCCGGCACACGGTCGGGGTCGTCAGGTCACGCTGGACCAGGGGGAATCGGGCCCGCACGTCTCGCTGCGCCGTGCGCTGCGCCTGCTGGAGGCAGCCGATCGCCACCCGTACGGCGTGACCCTCGCGGACCTGGTCCGCGACACCTCGCTACCCGAGCCGGTGGTGCGTGAGCTGGTCGGACTGCTCTGCACCGAGGGGTACCTGCAGTTCGCCGACGGAGGCTGGATCCTCGGCGGCACCTTCGCGATGCTCGGCCAGTCCAACCGCGAGCAGCTGATCCGGATCCGGCTCGAGCACAAACTCGCCGAACTCCGCGACGAACTCGGCGCCGCCGTCTACTTCAGCCGCTACTACGACGGCGAACTGCGGGTCGAGGCGGTGGCCGCCGGCGAGCACGCGCCGGCCGTCTACGAATGGGTCGACTTCAAGGCCACCGCGCACGCCAGTGCCATCGGCAAATGCCTGCTCAGCCAGCTCGACCACGACGGTCGCCTCGACCACCTCTCCCGCCACCCGATCGCGCGCCTCACCTCCCGCACCATCACCGACGCCGAGCAGCTGATGCACCGCCTCGAACGCCAGCCCGCCACCGTCCCGGTCCTCGACCTCCAGGAGTACGCCCTCGGCACGGTCTGCGCCGCCGTCCCGGTGACCGCCGGCTCCACGGTCGGCTGCCTGGCCATGTCGCTCCCGGCCGACAACGCCCACCGCCTGCGCGCGGCAGCCGAGTTGCTGGCGGAGCGGGCAGCGCCGCTGATGCTGGCGATGGCGGTCTAG
- a CDS encoding catalase: protein MSKILTTESGAPIADNQNSASAGEYGPLLIQDQQLLEKLARFNRERIPERVVHARGSGAYGYFEVTDEVSRYTRADFLSEIGKRTEVFLRFSTVAGNLGSSDAVRDPRGFALKFYTAEGNYDLVGNNTPVFFIKDPLKFPDFIHSQKRDPYTGIQEADNVWDFWAHSPASTHQITWLFGDRGIPASYRHMNGYGSHTYQWVNESGEAFWVKYHFKTNQGVRSLDGSQAAEVVGGDADSHQRDLHQAIERGVFPSWTLYVQLMPVAEAADYRFNPFDLTKVWPHADYPLVKVGRLVLNKNPENVFGEVEQSAFSPNNFVPGIGPSPDKMLQGRLFAYADAQRYRLGVNHTQLPVNAPRATEADNYGRDGYNALNKAGRGKNYEPNSYDGPAQTDRALAAPVALNGHTGTYTTPAHTKDDDFFQAGELYRLMSDGEKARLIDNIAGFLAQVTRDDIVEKNLAHFHAADEEYGSRLSAAVAKLRSADEN from the coding sequence ATGTCCAAGATCCTGACCACTGAGTCCGGCGCCCCGATCGCCGACAACCAGAACTCGGCCTCGGCCGGCGAGTACGGCCCGCTGCTCATCCAGGACCAGCAGCTGCTGGAGAAGCTGGCCCGCTTCAACCGCGAGCGCATCCCGGAGCGCGTGGTGCACGCCCGCGGCTCCGGCGCCTACGGCTACTTCGAGGTGACCGACGAGGTCTCCCGGTACACCCGCGCCGACTTCCTCTCCGAGATCGGCAAGCGCACCGAGGTCTTCCTGCGCTTCTCCACCGTGGCCGGCAACCTGGGCTCGAGCGACGCGGTGCGCGACCCGCGCGGCTTCGCGCTGAAGTTCTACACCGCCGAGGGCAACTACGACCTGGTCGGCAACAACACCCCGGTCTTCTTCATCAAGGACCCGCTGAAGTTCCCCGACTTCATCCACTCGCAGAAGCGCGACCCGTACACCGGCATCCAGGAAGCCGACAACGTCTGGGACTTCTGGGCGCACTCGCCCGCATCGACGCACCAGATCACCTGGCTCTTCGGTGACCGCGGCATCCCGGCCTCCTACCGCCACATGAACGGCTACGGCTCGCACACCTACCAGTGGGTCAACGAGTCCGGCGAGGCCTTCTGGGTCAAGTACCACTTCAAGACCAACCAGGGCGTCCGCTCGCTGGACGGCTCGCAGGCCGCCGAGGTGGTGGGCGGCGACGCCGACAGCCACCAGCGCGACCTGCACCAGGCGATCGAGCGCGGCGTCTTCCCGTCCTGGACCCTCTACGTCCAGCTGATGCCGGTGGCCGAGGCGGCCGACTACCGCTTCAACCCGTTCGACCTCACCAAGGTGTGGCCGCACGCCGACTACCCGCTGGTCAAGGTCGGCCGCCTGGTGCTCAACAAGAACCCGGAGAACGTCTTCGGCGAGGTCGAGCAGTCAGCCTTCTCGCCGAACAACTTCGTGCCCGGCATCGGCCCGTCGCCCGACAAGATGCTCCAGGGCCGGCTGTTCGCCTACGCGGACGCCCAGCGCTACCGCCTCGGTGTGAACCACACCCAGCTGCCGGTGAACGCCCCGCGCGCCACCGAGGCCGACAACTACGGCCGTGACGGCTACAACGCGCTCAACAAGGCCGGCCGCGGCAAGAACTACGAGCCCAACTCGTACGACGGCCCCGCCCAGACCGACCGCGCGCTGGCCGCCCCCGTCGCCCTGAACGGCCACACCGGCACCTACACCACGCCGGCCCACACCAAGGACGACGACTTCTTCCAGGCCGGCGAGCTCTACCGCCTGATGTCGGACGGCGAGAAGGCGCGCCTGATCGACAACATCGCCGGCTTCCTGGCCCAGGTGACCCGCGACGACATCGTCGAGAAGAACCTGGCCCACTTCCACGCCGCCGACGAGGAGTACGGCAGCCGGCTTTCCGCCGCCGTGGCCAAGCTCCGCTCCGCCGACGAGAACTGA